The genomic DNA GAACTCGCTCACGCGGGAGCTGACCGAGGAACTGCGCGACGCGGTGACGGAACTGACCGCGGACGACGGTGTCCGGTGCATCGTCCTCGCGGGCGCGGGCGACGCCTTCGGCGCCGGCGCCGACCTCGCCCGACTCGACGGCGACGCCGGGGACGAACCGGTCATCCGGCAGCTCGCGTCGACGCTCCACGAGACGATTCGCCGGCTCCACCGGGCCGAGAAGCCGGTGGTGGTCGGCGTCGACGGGGTCGCGGCCGGCGCGGGGTTCAGCCTCGCGCTCTCGGGCGACGTGGTGCTCGCGAGCGACGAGGCGCGGTTCGAGTACGCCTACCCCCGGGTCGGACTCACCGGCGACGGCGGCTCGACCTTCCTCCTCCCGCGGCTGGTCGGCCTCCGCCGGGCGAAGGAGATCGCGCTGCTCGACGAGCCTATCGACCCCGAACGGGCGGTCGACCTCGGCATCGCGACCGAGGTCGTCGCCGACGACGAGTTCGACGACCGGCTCGACGAGCTCGCATCGCGGCTCGCAGAGGGGCCGACGAAGGCGCTCGGCCGGGTGAAGCGGCTCATGACCGAGGGGTTCGACCGCCGGCTCGAGGACCAGCTCGCCGCCGAGACGAACGCCATCGCCGAGTCGACCCGGACCGAGGACTACGCCAGGGGCCACGACGCCTTCTACGGCGACGACGACCCGGAGTTCGTCGGGCGGTGACCCACCCGTCCGGTGCCGAGACGAGCGCGCTCGAAGACCCGCAGTTAGCTACGCGTCGTCGTCCCGGAGCTTGAACTTCTGGACCTTCCCGCTGGGGTTCTTCGGCAGCTCCTCGACGAAGTAGTAGTCCCGGGGGCGCTTGAAGTCGGCCAGCGCGTCGCCCTCGGTGAGGTAGCGGTCGAGCTCGTCCCGGGAGGCGTCGCCCACGACGTAGGCGACCACGCGCTCGCCCCACTCGTCGTCGGGCTCGCCGACGACCGCGGCCTCGGCCACGTCCGGGTGCGAGAACAGCGCGTCCTCGACCTCGGTCGGGTAGACGTTCTCGCCGCCCGAGATGATCATGTCGTCTTTCCGGTCGACGACCCACAGGTAGCCGTCCTCGTCGCGGTAGCCCAGGTCGCCGGTGTAGTACCACTCCGCGCCGTCGGCCTCGCGGAGCGACTCGGCGGTCGCCTCCGGGCGGTTCCAGTACTCCCGCATCGTGCACGGCCCGGCGATGAGGATCTCGCCGACCTCGCCGCGCTCGACCGTCTCGGTCGGGTCCGCGTCGGGCTCGACGACCCGGACCGAGTGGTTGAGCGCGGGCAGGCCCGCGCAGCCCTGCTTCGATAGCTGGTCCTCGGGCGGCTGGAACACCCCGCAGGGGCCGATCTCGGTCATGCCGTACGCCTGGACGTAGTCCTCGCAGAGCTGGTCCATGCAGTCCTCGAGCACCTGCTCGGGCATCGGCGCGGCGCCGTAGAGCCCGACCCGGAGCGACGAGACGTCCACGTCCGTCTCCTTGGCGCCCTGCGCGAGCGCGTTCCACACCGTCGGCGCGGCGAACAGCAGGGTGACGCCGTGGTCCTCGATGGCCCGCAGCGCCTCCGCCGCCTCGAACTCGTGGTGGATGACGTTCGTCGCGCCGCGGGCCACGCGGCTGAACAGCATCGCGTGGAGCTCGGCGCAGTGGTACATCGGAAGGATGGTGAGCCCGGTGTCGTGGCGCGTGATGTTCAGCTCGCCGATGCACAGCAGGTTGTGCTCGACCATGTCGCGGTGCTCGTGGACGACGCCCTTCGGTCGCCCCGTCGTCCCCGAGGTGTAGATGAACGCGTAGACGTCGTCCTCCGCGACGTCCGCCGTCGGCGCGTCGGAGCTCCCCTCGTCGAGCAGCGCGTAGAAGTCGTCGGCGTAGTCGGGCGTCTCCCCGTCGATGGCCACGTAGTTCTCGACGGTCGCCAGCTCGGGCTTCGCGCCCTCGACCGCGTCGCGGGTCGCGGACTCGAAGAGGAGGGTGTGGGCCCCGGCGTCGTTCACGATGAACTCGACCTCGTCGGCGGACAGCCGGTAGTTCAGCGGCGTGAACACGGCGCCGAGCTTCGCGCACGCGTAGACGGTCACCGCCATCTCCGAGCCGTTGTACAGCACCGTCGCGACCCGGTCGCCCTTCTCGACGCCGAGGTCGGCGAGCGCGTTCGTGAGCCGGTTGACCCGCTCGTCGAACTCGGCGTAGGTCCACCGCTGGTCCCGCCGCGGGTAGACGATGGCGTCGCGGTCGGGGTGACGTTCGACGGTCTGTTCCAGGGTGTCACCTATCGTCGGATGCATGCTATCGGGTTCTCCACATCGTCTACTAACTTTTGTGGAGATTCACGCCAAACGATAGTGAATGAAATCGGGTCGGTCCGACGGCACCGGCACGACCGGGCGAGAGTAGCGTCGGCTCCGGACCTGTCAGCTGGCTGCCGGTGTTTCCTTACGGGAAGCCGTTGCAGTAGTCGACGCATGCCCACGAGACAGGCCGAAACCACGTGGCAAGGCGGCAAAGACGGTAGCGGCGACTTCGAGACCGAGAGCGGCCAGATAGCGGGGACGTTCCGGTTCCCGACCCGCTTCGAGGACGAGCAGGGAACGAACCCCGAGGAGCTCATCGGCGCGGCCCATTCGGGCTGCTTCTCGATGCAGCTGACGGCGTTCCTCGAAGAGGAGGGCTACGAGGCCGAGCGCATCCACACGGAGGCCGACGTCCACCTCGAGAAGGCCGACGGCGGCGGGTTCGAGATCCCGCGCATCGACCTGACGCTGGAGGCGGAGGTACCCGACGTCGACCAGGACACTTTCGACGAACTCGCCCAGAACGCCAAGGAGAACTGTCCGGTCTCGAAGGCGCTGGCCGGTCCCGAGATCGCGCTCGACGCGACGCTCCAGAGCTGAGCGGGCAACCGGCCGGCCGGAGGGTTGCGGTCAGCTACGCGCGGACGCCACCTTTGCTGTCGAGGTACGCTGTCGAGGTACGGGCTGGCGGCCGCGGCGGCCCGTTCGCGTACGGACGCGACGAACTCGCGTCGAGCGCCGGCCGTCCACCGGCACGTTCCGCTCGCCGAAGGAGTCGCAACTTCGTCCGGGGGTGCGAGTCCGATCGGACACAACGTATACTCCGATGCCGGTCGTAGTCTGTGGCATGGAAGCGATGGTCATCACTGACTTCGGCGGAACGGACGTCTTCGAGCGACGCGAGGTCGAGAAGCCGACTCCCGGGGCGACCGAGGTTCTCGTCCGCGTTCACGCCTCGTCGGTCAACCCCGTCGACACCAAGATCCGGCAGGCGGGGTCGTGGGCGGGCATCTCGCCGCCGACGGTGATCGGGTACGACGTCTCGGGCGTCGTCGAAGCCGTCGGCGAGGAGGTGACGGACTTCGCCGAGGGCGACGAGGTGTTCTACACCCCCGAGATATTCGGCGAGCAGGGGAGCTTCGCCGAGTACCACGTCGCCGACGAGTCGATCGTCGCGCGAAAGCCCGAGAACCTGTCGCACTCGGAGGCCGCGGCGCTCCCGCTCGCGGCCGCGACAGCCTGGGAGGCGATCGTCACCCGCGGCGACGTCGACGCGGGCGAGACCGTCCTCGTTCACGGTGCCGGCGGCGTCGGCGCGCACGCCGTCCAGATCGCGGCCGCGAGCGGCGCGCAGGTCGTCGCGACGGCGAGCCCCGAGACCGTCGAGCAGACCGAGGAGTTCGGCGCGACCCGCGCGATCGACTACGAGTCCGAGGACTTCGCCGACGTCGTCGAATCGGAGTTCGACGAACCGGTCGACCTCGTCTTCGACACCGTCGGCGGGGGGACGCTGGCCGAGAGCACCGGCGTCGTGCGGCCTCACGGCCGGCTGATCACCATCCTCGAACCCGAAGGCGAGTGGGGGTCGGCGTACCAGAAGAACCTCGACGTTCGCATGCTGTTCCTCGAGCGCGACCGCCGACCGCTCGACGCGCTCCGGCGACTCGCCGAGCGCGGTCACCTCGAGCCGGTGATCGACTCGGTGCTCCCGTTGGCGGAGGTCGCGAAGGCCCACGAGATGGTCGAGGAGGGCGGACTCACCGGAAAGGTGGTGCTGGACGTCGTCGGTGAGTAGCGGGGATCGGCGGGACCGGCGGGGTCACCTTCGAGTCCGTACACGCCGTCCGCGACGCGGCGCGAGGAAAGAACGTTTTAGCCTCGGCCGCTATCCGTCCTACAATGAGCGATTCCGGACCGAAGCAGGTGGACTCTCCCGAGTACCACCACGAGAACCACACCGCCGCCCAGACCTGCGGGTGGACCGCCAACGCCATGCGCGGCGAGGGGAAGTGTTATAAAAATATTTTCTACGGCATCGAGTCCCACCGCTGCATCCAGATGACGCCCGTGGTCAAGTGCAACGAGCGGTGCGTCTTCTGCTGGCGGGACCACGCCGGCCACGCCTACGAGCTGGGCGACGTCGAGTGGGACGACCCCGAGGCGGTCGTCGACGCCAGCATCGACCTCCAGCGCAAGCTGCTGTCGGGGTTCGGCGGCAACGACGAGGTGCCCCGCGAGCGCTTCGAGGAGTCGATGGAGCCCCGCCACGTCGCCATCAGCCTCGACGGCGAGCCCACCCTCTACCCCTACCTGCCGGAACTCATCGAGGCGTTCCACGACCGCGACATCACCACCTTCCTCGTCTCGAACGGGACCCGGCCGGAGGTCATCCGGGACTGCGACCCGACGCAGCTCTACGTCAGCGTCGACGCGCCCGAGCGGGCCACCTTCGACGAGGTGGTGAAGGCGATGGAGGACGACGCCTGGGAGAAGCTGGTCGACACGATGGACGTGCTCGCCGAGAAGGACGAGACCCGGACGGTGCTCCGCACCACGCTGGTCGGCGGCCAGAACGTCCACTCGCCCGACTGGTACGCCGGGTTCTACCGGCGCGCCGACCCCGACTTCGTGGAGCTCAAGTCCTACATGCACGTCGGCGAGTCCCGCGACCGCGTCGCCAGGGAGTCGATGCTCGACCACGAGGACGTCGTCGACTTCGCCGAGCGGATCCAGGCGCACATGCCCGACCACGAGCACCTCAAGGAGGTGCCGGTCTCGCGGGTCGCGCTGCTGTCGAAGACCGACGACACCTGGGTGCCGAAGCTGCGGAAGGACAGCGAGTTCTGGGCGCGGGACCCGATGACCGGGGACTGATCAGCTTTCAGCAAGTTTGACTGCTTTCTCGGTCAGGCGATATCGGTAAGCCTGTCTCCTGAAGATGATCTTATCGTATTCTCCCCTCTTGGTTATCGATTCGCTTCGTTCTATTGCTTCGATAGCTGAGTTTAGCTTTTCGAGAGAGTTCCCTCCTCGAAGATATGATTCAACTTTCTCTGGCATAATGCTGAATTCCTCTGCAAGGATACTGCGGAGCGTTCTTCCTGCACCGTCTGTTACAGCAATCGCTCCTTCTTCAGAGAACTGTGACTTTCTAGCGAAGTGGGGTTCTTCATCAATGTGAGCGATGAGCCCCTCAAGATTCTGCTCGACTTCCTCCTCAATTCGACCGTTAACAATCTCGTCAGTTCGTTCACTAATCACATAGTAGTCGGGACCCGGCGGTGAGACCTTTTGAACAAGGTCGATTTCAGAAAGATGATTTAGTACCGTTCCGGGAGTAAAATCAAACTCGATATCTAACTGCGATTCCATCTCACTTCTTTTCAGGCCTTCGTGATCCGGTTCGATTTCTGCTTCGAATAGTGCTCTTACTAACTTTACCTGATCATCGACGCTGCGCGTCTTCCCTTTTCTATCCCGGATTTCTTCTTCTACCTCTGGTATGTGCTCACTGTCGGTCGAAAACGTTTCTCTAACAGTTTTCGGAAGTTCAGGCCGGGGTGCATCTTCGTGACGCTCAATTTTCTCCGACTTCCGGGTGTTCTTGTACAACGCTCGTGCCACTGGTACGCCACGGAGGTAGTTGTACTCGTGGAGAACCTCGACGCCGTGCTCGGTGAAACCGTAGAACTTCGAGGGAAGGTCCCGCTTGTCCTCGCTCGGCTCGTAGCGATACAGGTCCAGAATGCCTGCATCAATGAGGTTGTCGAGCTGATCGCTGATTGCCGCCTTGCTCTTGGGAATCATGTAATCTAGCTCGTCGAGCGACGCGAGGTGCTTCGGATGGCCGAGGACGTATTGGACGATGAGATGGCGCGTCTCCTGCGAGAGGATATCGAAGATGCGGCGCTGCTCCTCGAACGGCCCGCCCTTACTTGCCGACGAGCTATCGCTCATACGATTTGCTTCGGAGGGATGACGAATAACACTTTTGGTCAACCAATCTGGTTTCTCGTAAAATTCCCATACCAGTTAGAAAGATATAAACGGAGTCAGTACGAGCCTTCGACCAATGGCAGACCCGTCGGTTCCTCCGAACGCGGACGAAATCGAGGCTGCCGTGGACGAAGCCCTTCACGGCCTCGAACTGGAGCCGCACGAGACGGCGAAGATTCTCGGGTTCGCAAACGAAGAACTATCACATCTCCAGACGCCGGAAACGTCCTACTTCGTCCTCGGGAGTTACCGAGACCCGTACGTCCGTCGACTGAGAACGGTCGAGAACGAACTGAACAAGCGACTCAATTCGTACGCTTTCGTCATGGGCGAACTCCGGGAGATTGGGCTCGACCGACTTCCGGAGTTCAGGATTCGGTTCCATCTCCTGGCATCGTACGCTGATTACGTCGTCGGAGTGTACGAGCAGGACGCAGGCGGCGAGGTGACGGAATTAGGGAAAGTGAGCGAAACGCCGTATTTCGAAAAGTCGTACGTACTTCCCAGGGACTACTGCTGGATGACGGGAGAGAACTTCAACGGCAAGGTAGACGCCGTTGCCGCTGCGATGGCGATTTCGTACAACGACGATCTCACAGAGGACGAGAAGACGAGCGAACTCGAATCACTGGCCGCAGAAGCACGGGAGAGCGGAATCGACGTTTCTCGAAATGATCTGGCTAACGCTGTAGAAGAACGCGAAGATGAGGATACGGTGTCTTACAGCTGGGTCCATCTCAACGAGTTCCGCCTCTTCGAGTTGCACGATCGGTGTCAGCCGTGGGTCGAAGAGTCAGAACTCCGCGATTCGACGGACATCGTGCCGACACCGAGTAGCCATCCCGATTGGGAAACAGAGTAGACGGCTTTCAAAGTCCGATTTTCGTAGATTAGAGCCGCTCGACCTCCTCCTGGGTCGCCTCGCTCTCGACGTTCCCCGTGTTCGTCGTCTCGGTCGGCTCGAACAGCAGCACCTCGGCCTCGCCCTCGTCGGCGACCGGCCGGTGCTCGACGCCCGCCGGTACCACCAGCAGCTCTCCCTCGTCCAGCGTCACGTCGTCCCGGTCCTCGAACTCGATGCGGAGCCGGCCGCGCCGGACCAGGAAGAGTTCGTCGGCCTCGTCGTGACGGTGCCAGACGAACTCGCCCTCCAGTTTGGCGAGCTTGACCGCCTGCCCGTTGAGCTCCGCCGCGAGCCGGGGCGCCCACTGCTCGTCGAACGAGTCGAACCCGTCGTCGAGGTTCACCTTCTCCATACCCGTCCGGTCGCCCGCGACCGGGAAAGGGCTGTGGTCGGATCGTATCGGCCTCGGTCGAGGGAAAAGAATAGGTGTCACCGTCCCCCAGTTCGACATCCGACCGACTCGCCCTGCCACTCCGTCCCACACCGTTCCAATTCTGGGGACCGTACCGCTTCCGTTATGCTTAAACCGCGAGCGGCCGGAGTGTCGGGTATGTCAGCGACACGGCCGCGCGCCGTCGGCTACGACGAGCTCGCGGCGCTCAAGCTCCTCGCGCTCGACGGCGGGCTCGACGGGGAGGTCAAGGTCTCCTGCTCGGGGCTCGCCGACCGGCTCGACGCCTCCAACCAGACCGCCTCGCGGCGGCTCCAGCAGCTCGACGAGGCCGGGCTGGTCGAGCGCGAGATGGTCAGCGACGGCCAGTGGGTCTCCGTCACCGAGGACGGCGAGTGGTCGCTCAAGCGCGAGTACGAGGACTACCGCCGCATCTTCGAGACGCCCGCGGGGATCGACCTGACCGGCGTCGTCACCAGCGGAATGGGCGAGGGCCGCCACTACATCTCGCTGCCGGGCTACATGGAGCAGTTCGAGGACCGGCTGGGCTACGAGCCGTTCCTCGGCACGCTCAACGTCGAGCTCTCCGACGAGAGCGTCCGGGCCCGGTCGGCGATGGAGGCGCTCGACCCGGTCCACATCGACGGCTGGGAGGACGACGACCGGACCTACGGTCCGGCGGTCTGCTACCCCGCGGTGGTCGAGACCCGGGACGGAGAGGTGTTCGAGCGGGCCCACACCATCGCGCCCGAGCGCACCCACCACGACGAGGACCAACTGGAGGTCATCGCGCCCGTCAAGCTCCGCGAGGAACTGGGGCTCGAGGACGGCGACCACGTGACCGTCCACGTCGAGGAGAAAGCATGAGCCAGGCCGCTGCGGGCGTCGAGGCCGCGGTCGAGGCGTTCCGCGAGGGGTCGCCCGTGCTGGTCCACGACGCCGCCGACCGCGAGGGCGAGACCGACCTCATCTACCCGGCGGGCGCGGTCGCCCCCGAGGACGTCTCGCGCATGCGCAACAACGCCGGCGGCCTCGTCTGCGTCGCGCTCGCAGACGAGGTGGCGGATGCCTTCGGACTTCCCTTCCTGGAGGACGCGCTCGACCACCCCGCGAGCGCGGCCCACGACCTGGGCTACGACGAGCGCTCGTCGTTCTCGCTCCCGGTCAACCACCGCGACACCTACACCGGCATCACCGACGAGGACCGCGCGACGACAATCGCGGAGTTAGCCGAGGCGGCCGCGGACCCCGACGCGACCGACTTCGCCGAGGAGTTCCGCGCGCCGGGCCACGTCCACCTGCTGCGGGCCGCCCCGGACCTGCTCGCCGACCGCGAGGGCCACACCGAACTCGGCATCGCGCTGGCCGCGGCCGCCGACCGCGAGCCCGCGGTCGTGGTCTGCGAGATGCTCGACGACGAGTCCGGCGAGGCGCTCGCGCCCGCCGACGCGCGCGCCTACGCCGAGCGCCACGGCTTCCCGTACCTGGAGGGCGCCGACCTCATCGAGCGCCTCGGCTGACGGAATCGAGGCCCCGGCCTCCTTTCTCCGGGTTCGTTCTCCTCCGGATCCGTCAGCAATCGCACAGCGACGCCGCTCGGGGCCGTTCGCCTAGGCCGATAGCCCCGACAGCACCTCGTCGGCGTCGTCGAGGTACGCGTCGAGGTGGTCGTCGGTGTGGGCCAGCGAGAGGTGGTGACGCTTGTAGGGGTTCGGGGTGAAGAAGTGGCCGCGCTCGCGCATCCCGGCCGCGAACTCGCGGAACCGCTCCTCGTCGAGGCCGGCCACGTCCGCGTAGTCGCGGGGCCGGCCGGTGACGCCGAACTGGACGCTGAAGATGCTCCCGTAGCCGACCACGCGCCCCTCGATGCCGCGGTCGGCGAGCAGATCCCGGAGTCCGGCCCGGTATCGGTCGCCGAGGTCGCCGACCCGCGCCGGGACGTCCTCGGACTCGACGAGGCCGAGCGTCTCGCGGGCGGCCGCGAGGCCCATCGGGCTCCCCGAGTAGGTGCCGCTGATGACGACGCCCGACTCGTTGTCGCCGCCGGCCTGCGCCAGCAGGTCCGCCCGGCCGCCGACCGCCGCGACCGGGTAGCCGTTGCCCATCGCCTTCGCGACGCAGGTCAGGTCGGGGTCGACGCCGAGCTCGGCCTGCATGCCGTTGGCCGAGTGGCGGAATCCGGTGATGACCTCGTCGAAGACGAGCGGGACGTCCCGGGCGTCGGTCTCTGCTTCGAGGGCATCGAGGAACGCGTCGGTCGGCCGCAGGCAGCCCACCGAGTGCGGGACGGGTTCGAGGATGACGCCCGCCAGGTCGTCGCCGTGGCGCTCCATCGCCGCGCGGAACGCCTCGGGGTCGTTGAACGGCACGACCACGGTGCTGTCGACCGCGGCCGAGAGCATCCCGTCGGACTCGGGGTAGGGGTCGAGTTCCGGGCTCGCGTCGCCACCGGTGTTTCGCCCGGCGACTTCCTCCGCAGGCGGATAGACGCTCACGTCCACGTAGTCGTGCCAGCCGTGGTAGCACCCCTCGAACTTCAGCAGCTTCTCGTTGCCGGTGTGGGCGCGGGCGAGCCGGATGGCGTGGTAGGTGGCCTCGCTGCCGCTGTTGCAGAAGTTGACCATCTCGACGCTCGGCAGCAGGTCGACGAGGCGCTCGGCCACCTCGACCTCGAGGTCGGTCGTCGCGGCGCCGTAGAGCACCCCCCGGTCGATGGCTTCCTTGGCTGCGGTATCGACCTCCTCGCGGCCGTGGCCCAGGAGAATCGGCCCGAACGCCAGGTGGTAGTCGGTGAGGGTCTCGCCGGCGACCGTCGCGAGGGTCGCCCCGTCTGCGGCCTCGAACGCGACGTCGCCGAGGTCGTAGGCCTGCGCCCGCAGGCCGGTCTGGGCCCCGCCGGGGATGACCGCCCGGGCCCGGGAGACGAGTCTGTCGGTGCGGTCGTCCATGAAGAAGGTGGTCGGTCGCGAGCTACGAGTCTTCTTCGGTGCCGGCGACCATGCCGGCGACGTTGCCGACGTTCATCGCGACCGCGAGCACCGCGGCGATGACGAAGACGATGAACGAGGAGATGGCGTTCATCTTCGGGGCGGTGCCGTACTTGATCATCGAGTACATCGAGGTCGTCAGCACGTCCATCGTGCCCTTCACGAAGTAGACCCGGATGAAGTCCTCGAACGAGCGGATCCAGGCGAACAGGAAGCCCGCGCCGATGGCGGGCGCCACGATGGGTAGCGTGATGTCCCGGAACACGGTGAGGGGGTCCGCACCGAGGTCGCGGGCCGCCTCCTCCAGCGACTCGTCGAACGTGTAGAGTCGCGACGTGACCATCAGGAGCACGAACGGGAAGCCGTACACGCTGTGGGTCAGCACCACGGTCAGGAACCCGGGAACGATGCCGAGCAGCGTGCGGAAGTAGATGAGCAGCGCGATGCCCAGCACCACGCCCGGGATCACCATCGGCAGGATGCCGAACGTCCGGTAGAGCTCCTTGAACGGGAAGTCGTACCGGGCGAGCGCGAAGCTCGCCAGCACCCCCAGCACGGTCGCGATGGCCGCCGACAGCGTCGCGATCTGGACGCTGTTCCAGAGCGCGAACATCAGGGTGCCGTCGGCGAACGTCGCAGCGTAGTGGTCGAGCGTGAACCCCCGGAACGGGAAGATGGTGCTCGCGTTGACAGCGAACGAGAGGAACATCATCACCGCGAGCGGTATCCACAGGAACACCAGCAGCGCGCCCGCGACCAGCCAGAGGCCGCGGCTCAGCAGCCACTCCTTGCGCTCGTGGTCCAGCAGGCGCGACGGGCTCGCGGTCTCGCGGGCCTCCTCGGTCGTGGAGCCGGTCTCGGTCGCCATCTCAGACGCCTCCCAGGTCCTCGATGCTGACGTACCGGAACGCGACCACGAACGCGACGACGATGCTGAGGACGATGAACATCGACGCGGCGCTGCCGTAGCCGATGGCGTACAGCGAGTTGATTCGGCTCTCGATGAGCTGGCCGATCATCAGCACCTTCCCCTGACCGAGGAACCGCGGCGTGATGAACGCGCCCAGCGCGGGCACGAACACGAACAGGCTCCCGCTGATCATCCCGGGGAGGACCAGCGGGAGGATGACGTCCTTCAGCGCGTCGACCCGGCTGGCGCCCAGGTCGCGCGCCGCCTCGACCAGCGAGAAGTCCAGTCCCTCGAGGCTGGCGTACAGCGACAGCAGCATGTACGGGAAGTACGCGTGGGTCAGCCCCACGATGATCGCCGGCACCCCGTAGCTGAGCAGGCCGACGGGTTCGCTCACCAGCCCGAGCCGTAGCAGCGCGCTGTTGATGACGCCGCTCTGGCCGAACATGAGGTACCACGAGTAGGCCCGCACCAGGTACATGGTGAAGAACGGCAGCAGCACCAGGAAGATGACCACCTTGAACGTGGTCCCGCCCCGCCGGGCCAGCAGGTACGCCAGCGGAAACGCCAGCACCAGGCACAGCACCGTCGTCACCGCCGCGATGAAGTACGACAGGAACAGCGACTCGAAGAACGCGCTGTTCCAGAACGCGCCCTGGTCGGCGCCGAGCCGGGCGTAGTTCTCCAGCGACGGCTGCCAGACGATCTGGTAGGCGTCGTTGACGTTCAGGAAGCTGACCGTCACCATGAACGTGAGCGGTGCGAGCAGCAGCAGCGCCAGCCAGACCAGCCCCGGTCCGGCGGTGATCGACAGCCGCGTCCCCCGCGAGGCGAACGCGCCGACGAACCGCTGGCGAAGCGTCTCCGACCGACGTGGTGAGTCTACGGACATGAGAGGAAGAACCGATTACGCGGTCTTGATCTCCTCCCACGCCTTGATCCAGGCATCCTCGTTCTCGACGGCCTTGAACGGGATCATCTGCTCGAGGCGCGAGGGGTCGACCGAGCCGTACATCTCGTTCTCCTCGTCGCTGAGGTGGTCCTGGGTGCTGGGGTTGGCGCTGGGCGAGTAGCCGACCTTGCCGAGCTTCGCGCCGAGCTTCGGCGCGATGAACTCGTTGACGACCTTCCAGGCCAGCTCCTTGTTCTCGGACTCCTTCGAGACGACGGCAGACTCGAACCACGCCAGCGACCCCTCCTTCGGGGCGGCCATCTCGGGCCAGTCGGTGCCGTTGGCCCACATCTCGACGATCTCGTTGCGGCCCGACTGGCCGATGACGAAGTTGCCCTGCTTGAGCGACTTGATGTAGGTCGGGTCGGCGGCGATGTACCCCTGGAGCAGGGGCTTCTGGTCGATCATCGTCTGCTTGACCTCGGCGATCTGGTCCTCCGAGAGGGTGACCTTCTGGCCCTCGAACGCGTCGCGCATCCCCAGGTAGAGCGCCGCGGCGCTCATCGCCTTGAAGTGGTTGTCGTACATGATGATGTCGCCCTCGTACTCGTCGGAGAACAGCTTCGCGTAGCTGGCTTCGTGGTCCTCGACCTCCCGGGAGTCGTAGGAGTAGCCGTACCAGCCGAACCGGATCGGGACGCCGTACATGTTCCCGCCGTCGGTGAACTGGTTGTCGGCGAAGCCCTGGAACACGTCGTAGACGTCGCTGTAGTTCGAGACGACGTCCTCGGGCACAGTGTCGACGAGCCCGGCGTCCATCATCTTCGGGACGTAGTTGTTGTTCGGGACCGCGATGTCGTACTGGGCGTTCTGCCCGGAGTTCCACGACGAGAACATCTTCGAGGAGGAGGTCGACTTCGTGAACTTGACGTTCACGTCGAGCCGGCTCTCGATGTCCTCCTTGAGGTCGGCGTACTCCTCCCACGTCAGGATGTTGATGGTCGCGGTGCCGCCGCTCCCGCCGCCGAAGCCGCCGATGCACCCCGCGGTGAGTCCGAGCGCGCCGGCGGCGCCCGTCGCCTTGAGGAACGTCCGACGGTCGTTACCGCTCGTCGTCGCCGATTCGTCTCCGCTGTCGTCCCAGTTCCTGGGCATGTCATGCCACCTCACAGAGACTTACCTTAATTCTTACTCAATCATCCCGTCAGAATTGGTAACACTGTACGGCATTTCGCGACAATATTGGAAAATTGCGAAAGTTTCACTATCGTAACTAAAATATCTGACGACAGTTCCGAAACAGTTTATGCGGAGCAGTGAGCTACGATGGCGTATGCCAACGGGTGTCGATGGGCTGATACGCCTCGACGGGGTCCGCAAGGAGTTCGGCGACGTGACCGCCGTCGAGAAGGTCGACCTGCAGGTGAACAAGGGCGAGTTCTTCTCGCTGGTCGGGCCGTCGGGCTGTGGCAAGACCACGACGCTCCGGATGATCAGCGGGTTCGAGACCCCGACACGGGGGTCGGTCCACATCGACGGGCGGGAC from Halorussus rarus includes the following:
- a CDS encoding cupin domain-containing protein is translated as MEKVNLDDGFDSFDEQWAPRLAAELNGQAVKLAKLEGEFVWHRHDEADELFLVRRGRLRIEFEDRDDVTLDEGELLVVPAGVEHRPVADEGEAEVLLFEPTETTNTGNVESEATQEEVERL
- a CDS encoding fatty acid--CoA ligase, yielding MHPTIGDTLEQTVERHPDRDAIVYPRRDQRWTYAEFDERVNRLTNALADLGVEKGDRVATVLYNGSEMAVTVYACAKLGAVFTPLNYRLSADEVEFIVNDAGAHTLLFESATRDAVEGAKPELATVENYVAIDGETPDYADDFYALLDEGSSDAPTADVAEDDVYAFIYTSGTTGRPKGVVHEHRDMVEHNLLCIGELNITRHDTGLTILPMYHCAELHAMLFSRVARGATNVIHHEFEAAEALRAIEDHGVTLLFAAPTVWNALAQGAKETDVDVSSLRVGLYGAAPMPEQVLEDCMDQLCEDYVQAYGMTEIGPCGVFQPPEDQLSKQGCAGLPALNHSVRVVEPDADPTETVERGEVGEILIAGPCTMREYWNRPEATAESLREADGAEWYYTGDLGYRDEDGYLWVVDRKDDMIISGGENVYPTEVEDALFSHPDVAEAAVVGEPDDEWGERVVAYVVGDASRDELDRYLTEGDALADFKRPRDYYFVEELPKNPSGKVQKFKLRDDDA
- a CDS encoding OsmC family protein, with translation MPTRQAETTWQGGKDGSGDFETESGQIAGTFRFPTRFEDEQGTNPEELIGAAHSGCFSMQLTAFLEEEGYEAERIHTEADVHLEKADGGGFEIPRIDLTLEAEVPDVDQDTFDELAQNAKENCPVSKALAGPEIALDATLQS
- a CDS encoding zinc-binding dehydrogenase; translated protein: MEAMVITDFGGTDVFERREVEKPTPGATEVLVRVHASSVNPVDTKIRQAGSWAGISPPTVIGYDVSGVVEAVGEEVTDFAEGDEVFYTPEIFGEQGSFAEYHVADESIVARKPENLSHSEAAALPLAAATAWEAIVTRGDVDAGETVLVHGAGGVGAHAVQIAAASGAQVVATASPETVEQTEEFGATRAIDYESEDFADVVESEFDEPVDLVFDTVGGGTLAESTGVVRPHGRLITILEPEGEWGSAYQKNLDVRMLFLERDRRPLDALRRLAERGHLEPVIDSVLPLAEVAKAHEMVEEGGLTGKVVLDVVGE
- a CDS encoding enoyl-CoA hydratase/isomerase family protein, with translation MSDSTYETIRVERDESAATVTLARPDHLNSLTRELTEELRDAVTELTADDGVRCIVLAGAGDAFGAGADLARLDGDAGDEPVIRQLASTLHETIRRLHRAEKPVVVGVDGVAAGAGFSLALSGDVVLASDEARFEYAYPRVGLTGDGGSTFLLPRLVGLRRAKEIALLDEPIDPERAVDLGIATEVVADDEFDDRLDELASRLAEGPTKALGRVKRLMTEGFDRRLEDQLAAETNAIAESTRTEDYARGHDAFYGDDDPEFVGR
- the twy1 gene encoding 4-demethylwyosine synthase TYW1; the protein is MSDSGPKQVDSPEYHHENHTAAQTCGWTANAMRGEGKCYKNIFYGIESHRCIQMTPVVKCNERCVFCWRDHAGHAYELGDVEWDDPEAVVDASIDLQRKLLSGFGGNDEVPRERFEESMEPRHVAISLDGEPTLYPYLPELIEAFHDRDITTFLVSNGTRPEVIRDCDPTQLYVSVDAPERATFDEVVKAMEDDAWEKLVDTMDVLAEKDETRTVLRTTLVGGQNVHSPDWYAGFYRRADPDFVELKSYMHVGESRDRVARESMLDHEDVVDFAERIQAHMPDHEHLKEVPVSRVALLSKTDDTWVPKLRKDSEFWARDPMTGD